In Glandiceps talaboti chromosome 14, keGlaTala1.1, whole genome shotgun sequence, a single genomic region encodes these proteins:
- the LOC144445983 gene encoding sulfotransferase 1E1-like, translating to MKIDWLPDNLPKSKIIYLARNPKDVCVSIFFLIRCLAADHKVEKDRELFGQTVDGFINGTLPMEQGMWHEHVLSWWERRNEQNVLFIKYEDMRRDLRSSVQAIAEFIGKSPSPELIDKIVHLATFETMKKNPPPEHKLGAEVMNLNFEPRESVFIRKGKVGGWKDHFTVAQNEYFDENYKKWMEGSGLEFDFE from the exons ATGAAAATCGATTGGTTGCCTGATAATCTTCCTAAGTCAAAG ATAATATATCTCGCAAGAAACCCAAAAGATGTATGTGTGTCAATATTTTTCCTTATTCGATGTTTGGCAGCAGATCACAAAGTTGAGAAAGATCGTGAATTATTTGGTCAAACAGTTGATGGATTTATAAATGGCACACTGCCAA TGGAGCAGGGTATGTGGCATGAACATGTACTGTCATGGTGGGAGAGAAGAAATGAACAGAATGTTCTCTTTATTAAATATGAAGATATGCGACGG GATCTAAGATCTTCAGTTCAGGCGATTGCTGAGTTTATTGGTAAAAGTCCATCACCTGAATTGATTGATAAGATAGTTCACCTCGCTACATTTGAGACAATGAAAAAGAACCCTCCACCAGAGCATAAACTTGGGGCCGAAGTTATGAACCTTAATTTCGAGCCTAGGGAGTCAGTTTTCATCAGGAAAG GAAAAGTTGGAGGATGGAAGGATCATTTCACAGTGGctcaaaatgaatattttgatgaGAATTACAAAAAATGGATGGAAGGCAGTGGTcttgaatttgattttgaataa
- the LOC144445359 gene encoding sulfotransferase 1B1-like yields MKLLLNNGNVGDSIPEETRGGHLEVIVTDEDDHPSVSRFKEVGHPDMCVNLETMASPRFLMTHILLDWLPSLSSAKVIYLARNPKDVLVSWYAMGLLLDPGRSPEKNRELFDQTVEGFITGTLPMGLGLWHEHVLSWWKRRDEDRILFLKYEDMKRVLNHNIIL; encoded by the exons ATGAAACTGCTACTGAATAACGGAAATGTAGGCGATTCCATACCCGAGGAAACACGAGGCGGTCATTTGGAGGTGATAGTTACTGACGAAGATGACCATCCAAGTGTTTCAAGATTTAAAGAAGTGGGTCATCCTGACATGTGCGTTAATTTGGAGACAATGGCATCACCTCGATTCCTCATGACGCATATTCTACTTGATTGGTTACCTAGTCTTTCCAGTGCAAAG GTTATATACCTTGCACGGAACCCAAAGGACGTACTTGTATCTTGGTATGCCATGGGTCTACTTTTGGACCCGGGGCGATCACCTGAGAAAAACCGTGAACTATTTGATCAAACAGTCGAGGGTTTTATTACTGGAACATTACCAA TGGGTCTAGGGCTATGGCATGAACATGTACTTTCATGGTGGAAGAGAAGAGATGAGGACAGGATTCTCTTCTTGAAATATGAAGACATGAAGCGGGTATTGAATCATAATATCATATTGTAA
- the LOC144445982 gene encoding sulfotransferase 1E1-like — protein MTSPRFFMTHIPLDLLPSPSSAKVIYLARNPKDVLVSWYAMGLLLDPGRSPEKTRQVFDQTVDGFITGTLPMGLGLWHEHVLSWWKRREGDRVLFLKYEDMKRDLRTSVQKIAEFIGKSPSPELIDKIVHLATFETMKQNPPPDHEFLAKAVKLKVEPGGSALLRSGKVGGWKDHFTVAQNEHFDQHYKKWMEGSGLDFEFE, from the exons ATGACATCACCTCGATTCTTCATGACGCATATTCCACTTGATTTGTTACCTAGTCCTTCCAGTGCAAAG GTCATATACCTTGCACGGAACCCAAAGGACGTACTTGTATCTTGGTATGCCATGGGTCTACTTTTGGACCCGGGGCGATCACCTGAGAAAACCCGTCAAGTATTTGATCAAACAGTTGATGGTTTTATTACTGGAACATTACCAA TGGGCCTAGGACTATGGCATGAACATGTACTTTCATGGTGGAAGAGAAGAGAAGGGGATAGGGTTCTCTTCTTGAAATATGAAGACATGAAGCGG GATTTGAGAACTTCAGTTCAGAAGATTGCTGAGTTTATTGGTAAAAGTCCATCACCTGAATTGATTGATAAGATAGTTCACCTCGCTACGTTTGAGACAATGAAACAGAATCCTCCGCCAGATCATGAGTTTCTCGCTAAAGCTGTCAAACTTAAGGTGGAACCTGGAGGTTCGGCTTTGTTAAGAAGCG GAAAAGTCGGGGGATGGAAAGATCATTTCACAGTGGCTCAGAATGAGCATTTTGACCAGCATTACAAAAAGTGGATGGAAGGAAGTGGTCTTGACTTTGAGTTTGAGTGA
- the LOC144445360 gene encoding sulfotransferase 1E1-like, with protein MDDKDFILLCHPREKIKKLKIRPDDLISITYPKSGTNWIKHIIRLLLNDGSVDDSKAIPEETRGGHLEFLAAGEDDHPSTYAFKKLGHPDFCVNMETMKSPRYFATHMKIDWLPDNLPKSKIIYLARNPKDVCVSLFFLIRCLAMDHTVEKDRDLFGQTVDGFINGTLPMEHGRWDEHVLSWWQRRNEDNILFLKYEDMRRDLRTSVQKISEFIGKNLSPELIDKIVHLATFETMKKKPPPDHELLGKAINLNFEPGESVFIRKGKVGGWKDYFTVAQNEYFDEHYKKWMEGSGLDFDFE; from the exons ATGGATGACaaggatttcattttattgtgtCACCCAagagaaaaaataaagaagCTGAAAATACGCCCTGATGATCTGATCTCAATTACATATCCTAAATCTG GGACAAATTGGATCAAACATATTATCAGATTACTCCTAAACGATGGGAGTGTTGACGATTCCAAAGCGATACCTGAGGAAACAAGAGGAGGCCACTTGGAGTTTTTAGCTGCCGGAGAAGATGACCATCCATCAACTTATGCATTTAAAAAATTGGGTCATCCTGATTTCTGTGTTAATATGGAGACTATGAAGTCACCGCGATACTTTGCAACACATATGAAAATTGATTGGTTGCCGGATAACCTACcaaagtcaaag ATAATATATCTCGCAAGGAACCCGAaagatgtatgtgtgtcattATTTTTCCTTATTCGATGTTTGGCAATGGATCACACAGTTGAGAAAGATCGTGATTTATTTGGTCAAACAGTTGATGGTTTTATAAATGGTACACTACCAA TGGAGCATGGACGATGGGATGAACATGTATTGTCATGGTGGCAGAGAAGAAATGAAGATAATATTCTGTTCTTAAAATATGAAGATATGCGACGG GATTTAAGAACTTCAGTTCAGAAGATTTCTGAGTTTATTGGTAAAAATCTATCACCTGAATTGATTGATAAGATAGTTCATCTCGCTACGTTTGAGACAATGAAAAAGAAACCCCCACCAGACCATGAGCTTTTGGGAAAAGCAATTAACCTTAATTTCGAGCCTGGGGAGTCAGTTTTCATCAGGAAAg GAAAAGTTGGAGGATGGAAGGATTATTTCACAGTGGCTCAAAATGAGTATTTTGACGAGCATTACAAAAAGTGGATGGAAGGCAGTGGTCTTGACTTTGATTTTGAGTGA